aatgTGAAATaatcaaattacccttatgttataattttgagttcttaatccaaaatcatTTTTTCTccacttctaatcaatttatatcaaatataaattaactaattaatctctattaattaatttctcataattaaattaatatttaaacacttttaatataaatttaacttatactatacatccaataacctagatttggttttaagccatgctagggactttgcaatctcattacaaatgaaacctatttaattaatcaattaaactctttaattagtcaattaaatcacattttacttggtgattaacttgtgtatatgtgtgactcactaggctcatcactaattagcaatgagatatgatattaactcttaatatcatcagaactctttcttactataaatgatttctctaaatcattttaggcatctcatagaccatggttgacacctagcatagcgtgccatggccacccaatcagtaataaggaataccttaaatgaacctttaatcatgtgttaccatgcacaagaatctctctgttataaaatcccaattggagctggagtcatggttaatgtcaaaccccatttgctatgatctcttttaattccagttcttcattaattagattttcttgtcagaaactcttttctgattaaatctgtctgtcctggctaggaacttgaaacatcaagaataattaaatgaatataggattttatccctatttacttagggtaacggattccttcttgatcaacacctatctccatatataactagtaggagccaacacatgcccatatacccatacacagtataagtatgaaagcagtatcaaactcaaaccacctatatataagataactatgttagctcaggtctaaagattatatgcactgatatgatatatgacaatgcattgataagagtaaactccatgtgcttgtcataagcatcactggtttggcctacttatcatgtataagtgcctatcatgtttgttatgtggcatgagactcaccactctatcttatttatatctcatataaataccttgggaacataTATGATTATaagctttttggataagtcatgtcctttgtgaagtatcctcgattgtgaaccaatttatgatactttgtactagaaatactgtcactcatattcttaacaacttaggaATAGAACttctaacaaaacatcaatggaccttttctattacacataaatacattatgtaaacgaaaaagtgaaatcatcttttattaataaaatatgtacaagatacatataaaatgatatgctctagggcatactactaacaactatAACCTATATCAAGTCATATCTGTTGGAGGCTACTAGTAACCTCACAACAAAGTCTGTGGCCAtattttcccatttccactctgggaTGGGTAGTGGGTTGAGCATTCTCACTGGCTTTTGATGCTCCAGCTTCACTCTCTGACAGACCTAACAAGCAGACACAAATTGTGCAATCTCTTTCTTTGTAGAAGGCTACCAATACTCCTTCTTTAAATCTTGATACATTTTGGTGGCTCCAAGGTGCATACTATACCTAGCATTATGAGCTTCTCTCATAATGTCTCCCTTGAGTTAGATGTCATTTGGTATACATAACCTGTTGCCATACCTTAACACTCATTTTTCATTGAAATAGAACTCACTAATCTTACCTTTTTGTATTGCTTTTGCTATCTTTACCAACTCAAGGTCTTCATACTGCTTCTCTGTTTTATGCCTTAAATACATTGGTGTCACTTTCATTTGAGCCATCCAGATACCCTTAATTGATAACTCCAACTGTAACCCTTCTTCAATCAGCTGGTGTAACCCCTTCAAGATAGGCTGCCTTTCTATGGATATATAAGCCAAACTGCCAAATGATTTTCTACTAAGGGCATATGTAATAATATTTACCTTTCTTGGATGGTATTGGATTATACAATCATAATCACTAAGTAGTTTCACCCATCTCCTCCGCCTAAGACTTAGCTCTTTCTGCTTGAAGATGTATtggagactcttgtggtctgtgaagATCTCACATTTTGCTCCATAAAGATAATGTCTCCACATCTTTAGAGTAAAGACTACGGCCTTCATCTCTAAGTCATGAGTGGAATAATTAGCTTCATACTTCTTTAACtatcttgaagcataagctattACTTTTCTATTATGTATAAGAACACTTCCTAAACCCACTATGGAGGCATCGCAGTAAACTATGAAATCTTCATTGCTCCTAGGCAAAGCCAATACTGATATAAAAatcagacactccttaagcttctgaaagCTCTCCTCACATTCATCACTCCATTCAGACTTCTTACTCTTCTGAGTTAACCTAGTTATTAGAGCAGCTATCTTAGAGAAATTaggtacaaatctcctataatagccCGCCAAACCTAGAAAACTCTTAATCTCAATCACTGTAGTCAACCTCATCCAATCTGCCACTGCTTCAACCTTCTTAGGATCTACTTCAATTCCATTCTCTGACACTATATACCCTAAGAAGCATATACTTTTTAGCCAAACTCACATAGAGAACTTGGTGTATAATTGATGCTCCTTCAATGTCTAAAGAACCATTCTTAAATGTTATGCATGCTTTTCAGGAATTTTGGAGTACACTAGTATGTCATTAATAAAGACGATTACAAAGTGATCTAGATAAGGCCTGAAcaccctattcatgagatccatgaatGCAGCCGGGGCATTGGTTAACCTAAATGGCATCacaaaaaactcataatgcctataTCTAGTCCAAAAGGTAGCCTTTAGAATATTTGTCTCCTTAATCCTCAACTAGTGATATCTGAGCCTTAAATCTATCTTTGAAAAATAATTAGCTCTGACTAGCtaatcaaacaggtcatcaataTGGGGTGAAGGGTACTTATACTTCATAGCGACCTTATTCAAGTaactataatcaatgcacaacctcaaggaTCCATCATTCTTCGTTATAAACAGTACTGGAGTGCCCTAAAGAGAGGTACTCAATCTGATGAATCCCTTATCTACTAATTCCTGAAGCTgttcttttaactctttcaactctataggagccatcctataaggaggaaTAGATAGGGGTCTAGTACTAAGcactaaatcaattttaaaatctatCTCCCTTTCAGGTAGCAAACCAGGTAGTTTTTCTAAAAATACATCTAGAAATTCTTTTACCATAGGAATTAATCTCGGTTCACTTTTGTTCTCCATAATATCTCTAACATGGGCCAGAAACCCTTTACATCCTTTTTGGAGCATTTTCTAGCTTGCATCACGGAGATCATCCCCTTCACTAATGATGTTTGATCTCCCTGAAAAACCACCTCTGACTCATCCTGTCTTCTGAACCTTACTATCTTGTTCCTATAGTCTAAGATGGCATAATTAGCTGAGAGCTAATCCATCCCCCAAAtgacatcaaaatccatcaattctAAGACCACTGGGTCAATTAGAAAACATTTATTCTCCACCATCATTGGGCAGGCTTAACAGATCATTTCTGTCACTGAAGGATCACACTTAGGCCCACTAACAAGCAACGGACATTATAAACTTGAGACTACTAAACCCAATCTTAGGAACACTTCAAGGTTACAAAAGAATGTGATGCACCAGGATCAATCAAAACATCCACATCAAAACTTCCAATGCAAAGGTTACTCGACACCACAGTGTTAGAGGTGTTAGCTTCCTGTTGTGTCATGATAAAGATTCGAGTTGGTGTTGTCAAACCCCTCCCTTGTAAGCCAGCCATAGAAGTAGAAGAATCTTATCCCCTACCCTATCCCTTTCTTGATGAGGGAATCATAAAAGTCTGTCTCACTGTCGATTGAGCCACACTACCTGACCCAATTTATTAAGAAGCCATCATTTTCATATTGGGACACTCCCTAGACATGTGCCCCTCCTGACCACACCTGTAGCATTGGGAGGTTCCAAACCTATAAACTCCTTAAGGAGGCTTCCCACGTTTGACACAACCAGAGGTATCCGATCCCAAACTAGATCTGCTTCCCACCCCAAGGCCTAACTTAATTCTACTTTAGAACTTATTCTTCTTTTGCTGCTTGATAAACTTCCTTCCTTTATCTTTCTTAGTTTCGGATGATGAAACAATCTTGGTTAAGTGTTTGAACCTCCCTGCATTTGTAGCCTTAGGAATTGCTGATTGCTCAACTTTTGTActtttcatgtaacacccctatttgtatagcctggtatatttcactattccggtgaccggtgtcggtccggacaattaaggggattagaaccacacttaagacaactagataagccataaacacaaataattagtaattgtcaattagttaagtataaataagaaaaacagaacataagaagttaaacgagccgagagtcacagcgatgggtgaccttctcgggaaggactgcgaagtctatttaaactcaaattttgaaccgtaaaatatgacgccgcggtccttaagactattacaaacacagtggaaaagagaaaatcacagaaaaagtttgttaagccaatcaaataattaggtcagggagctggaagaaatattgaattatttacaaaccagattgaaccaacgagggacaatttggtcaattgaccccgagagctgattcctaacctaactgtcaaataaaatcggagaaaagaaatttttggagtcgagaattaaattaaagaactaatgaaaaaataaatgaaaaaaaaagaaaaagaaaagttgaaaaagtaatgacatcatgtggtgacataagtatgatgcaataaatttttatttttaaaattgaaattttgggataatttctaacaattaaaaggcaaattaagaaaagaaaagaaaagaaaaaaaaatttggtcttcttcttcttcttcaagcggtccactctctctctcccatctctttcattttcttcatgaaacctccattgaagcccacctaaagctcccttataaaccctaaattttgccatgaaatccctacatcccttaactaaaacatgtgtttgagctttgataagaagattgggagtaaataaatcaagcaaagtttgaagaattggagataaaaattctgctcacttaaggttggtattcttccttcattttctctttgaatttatgtttaagtagctaagttacacttgtaattaacaaataagtgaataaaatcaagcatggtggaccaaatagagATGTAGGcaactagggtttaggtttgaggatggataattttgatacaaattatgaattagttaagtgtgaatgagtgtataaatactaaatatgcatttagaattcaacaaatgagctaaacatggaagtcagggttttggacctagggtttgagagacaaaatttggagaaacgatgaaatgatgtgtttgacctagtttgaggtgagaaatggtcatttgtgaccaaatgaagtgtgttggaagtattggaattgagtttgaattcggattgaatgtgatcatgctgctggtagcaggaccaaggtccctttgagggaccaaaactgaaaatttacaagtccaattggtatgagaccaattggggatgaaaatagacacaaaatgacacaattttcatttaggaatcatgcccaaaaagtgacaaaaaactagtgaataaattgatcaaatccggattttctcagtctgacctgtacaaaaatgaccaaatgaacagcgtttgttcatttggtcataacttgagctaggcaggtctaaatgaccagaaattttaccagtggatatttgagatatagacctaaaactttcatgaagaacacaaactcaaattatgccattaactaagtcatttggccacccaaatttgNNNNNNNNNNNNNNNNNNNNNNNNNNNNNNNNNNNNNNNNNNNNNNNNNNNNNNNNNNNNNNNNNNNNNNNNNNNNNNNNNNNNNNNNNNNNNNNNNNNNNNNNNNNNNNNNNNNNNNNNNNNNNNNNNNNNNNNNNNNNNNNNNNNNNNNNNNNNNNNNNNNNNNNNNNNNNNNNNNNNNNNNNNNNNNNNNNNNNNNNNNNNNNNNNNNNNNNNNNNNNNNNNNNNNNNNNNNNNNNNNNNNNNNNNNNNNNNNNNNNNNNNNNNNNNNNNNNNNNNNNNNNNNNNNNNNNNNNNNNNNNNNNNNNNNNNNNNNNNNNNNNNNNNNNNNNNNNNNNNNNNNNNNNNNNNNNNNNNNNNNNNNNNNNNNNNNNNNNNNNNNNNNNNNNNNNNNNNNNNNNNNNNNNNNNNNNNNNNNNNNNNNNNNNNNNNNNNNNNNNNNNNNNNNNNNNNNNNNNNNNNNNNNNNNNNNNNNNNNNNNNNNNNNNNNNNNNNNNNNNNNNNNNNNNNNNNNNNNNNNNNNNNNNNNNNNNNNNNNNNNNNNNNNNNNNNNNNNNNNNNNNNNNNNNNNNNNNNNNNNNNNNNNNNNNNNNNNNNNNNNNNNNNNNNNNNNNNNNNNNNNNNNNNNNNNNNNNNNNNNNNNNNNNNNNNNNNNNNNNNNNNNNNNNNNNNNNNNNNNNNNNNNNNNNNNNNNNNNNNNNNNNNNNNNNNNNNNNNNNNNNNNNNNNNNNNNNNNNNNNNNNNNNNNNNNNNNNNNNNNNNNNNNNNNNNNNNNNNNNNNNNNNNNNNNNNNNNNNNNNNNNNNNNNNNNNNNNNNNNNNNNNNNNNNNNNNNNNNNNNNNNNNNNNNNNNNNNNNNNNNNNNNNNNNNNNNNNNNNNNNNNNNNNNNNNNNNNNNNNNNNNNNNNNNNNNNNNNNNNNNNNNNNNNNNNNNNNNNNNNNNNNNNNNNNNNNNNNNNNNNNNNNNNNNNNNNNNNNNNNNNNNNNNNNNNNNNNNNNNNNNNNNNNNNNNNNNNNNNNNNNNNNNNNNNNNNNNNNNNNNNNNNNNNNNNNNNNNNNNNNNNNNNNNNNNNNNNNNNNNNNNNNNNNNNNNNNNNNNNNNNNNNNNNNNNNNNNNNNNNNNNNNNNNNNNNNNNNNNNNNNNNNNNNNNNNNNNNNNNNNNNNNNNNNNNNNNNNNNNNNNNNNNNNNNNNNNNNNNNNNNNNNNNNNNNNNNNNNNNNNNNNNNNNNNNNNNNNNNNNNNNNNNNNNNNNNNNNNNNNNNNNNNNNNNNNNNNNNNNNNNNNNNNNNNNNNNNNNNNNNNNNNNNNNNNNNNNNNNNNNNNNNNNNNNNNNNNNNNNNNNNNNNNNNNNNNNNNNNNNNNNNNNNNNNNNNNNNNNNNNNNNNNNNNNNNNNNNNNNNNNNNNNNNNNNNNNNNNNNNNNNNNNNNNNNNNNNNNNNNNNNNNNNNNNNNNNNNNNNNNNNNNNNNNNNNNNNNNNNNNNNNNNNNNNNNNNNNNNNNNNNNNNNNNNNNNNNNNNNNNNNNNNNNNNNNNNNNNNNNNNNNNNNNNNNNNNNNNNNNNNNNNNNNNNNNNNNNNNNNNNNNNNNNNNNNNNNNNNNNNNNNNNNNNNNNNNNNNNNNNNNNNNNNNNNNNNNNNNNNNNNNNNNNNNNNNNNNNNNNNNNNNNNNNNNNNNNNNNNNNNNNNNNNNNNNNNNNNNNNNNNNNNNNNNNNNNNNNNNNNNNNNNNNNNNNNNNNNNNNNNNNNNNNNNNNNNNNNNNNNNNNNNNNNNNNNNNNNNNNNNNNNNNNNNNNNNNNNNNNNNNNNNNNNNNNNNNNNNNNNNNNNNNNNNNNNNNNNNNNNNNNNNNNNNNNNNNNNNNNNNNNNNNNNNNNNNNNNNNNNNNNNNNNNNNNNNNNNNNNNNNNNNNNNNNNNNNNNNNNNNNNNNNNNNNNNNNNNNNNNNNNNNNNNNNNNNNNNNNNNNNNNNNNNNNNNNNNNNNNNNNNNNNNNNNNNNNNNNNNNNNNNNNNNNNNNNNNNNNNNNNNNNNNNNNNNNNNNNNNNNNNNNNNNNNNNNNNNNNNNNNNNNNNNNNNNNNNNNNNNNNNNNNNNNNNNNNNNNNNNNNNNNNNNNNNNNNNNNNNNNNNNNNNNNNNNNNNNNNNNNNNNNNNNNNNNNNNNNNNNNNNNNNNNNNNNNNNNNNNNNNNNNNNNNNNNNNNNNNNNNNNNNNNNNNNNNNNNNNNNNNNNNNNNNNNNNNNNNNNNNNNNNNNNNNNNNNNNNNNNNNNNNNNNNNNNNNNNNNNNNNNNNNNNNNNNNNNNNNNNNNNNNNNNNNNNNNNNNNNNNNNNNNNNNNNNNNNNNNNNNNNNNNNNNNNNNNNNNNNNNNNNNNNNNNNNNNNNNNNNNNNNNNNNNNNNNNNNNNNNNNNNNNNNNNNNNNNNNNNNNNNNNNNNNNNNNNNNNNNNNNNNNNNNNNNNNNNNNNNNNNNNNNNNNNNNNNNNNNNNNNNNNNNNNNNNNNNNNNNNNNNNNNNNNNNNNNNNNNNNNNNNNNNNNNNNNNNNNNNNNNNNNNNNNNNNNNNNNNNNNNNNNNNNNNNNNNNNNNNNNNNNNNNNNNNNNNNNNNNNNNNNNNNNNNNNNNNNNNNNNNNNNNNNNNNNNNNNNNNNNNNNNNNNNNNNNNNNNNNNNNNNNNNNNNNNNNNNNNNNNNNNNNNNNNNNNNNNNNNNNNNNNNNNNNNNNNNNNNNNNNNNNNNNNNNNNNNNNNNNNNNNNNNNNNNNNNNNNNNNNNNNNNNNNNNNNNNNNNNNNNNNNNNNNNNNNNNNNNNNNNNNNNNNNNNNNNNNNNNNNNNNNNNNNNNNNNNNNNNNNNNNNNNNNNNNNNNNNNNNNNNNNNNNNNNNNNNNNNNNNNNNNNNNNNNNNNNNNNNNNNNNNNNNNNNNNNNNNNNNNNNNNNNNNNNNNNNNNNNNNNNNNNNNNNNNNNNNNNNNNNNNNNNNNNNNNNNNNNNNNNNNNNNNNNNNNNNNNNNNNNNNNNNNNNNNNNNNNNNNNNNNNNNNNNNNNNNNNNNNNNNNNNNNNNNNNNNNNNNNNNNNNNNNNNNNNNNNNNNNNNNNNNNNNNNNNNNNNNNNNNNNNNNNNNNNNNNNNNNNNNNNNNNNNNNNNNNNNNNNNNNNNNNNNNNNNNNNNNNNNNNNNNNNNNNNNNNNNNNNNNNNNNNNNNNNNNNNNNNNNNNNNNNNNNNNNNNNNNNNNNNNNNNNNNNNNNNNNNNNNNNNNNNNNNNNNNNNNNNNNNNNNNNNNNNNNNNNNNNNNNNNNNNNNNNNNNNNNNNNNNNNNNNNNNNNNNNNNNNNNNNNNNNNNNNNNNNNNNNNNNNNNNNNNNNNNNNNNNNNNNNNNNNNNNNNNNNNNNNNNNNNNNNNNNNNNNNNNNNNNNNNNNNNNNNNNNNNNNNNNNNNNNNNNNNNNNNNNNNNNNNNNNNNNNNNNNNNNNNNNNNNNNNNNNNNNNNNNNNNNNNNNNNNNNNNNNNNNNNNNNNNNNNNNNNNNNNNNNNNNNNNNNNNNNNNNNNNNNNNNNNNNNNNNNNNNNNNNNNNNNNNNNNNNNNNNNNNNNNNNNNNNNNNNNNNNNNNNNNNNNNNNNNNNNNNNNNNNNNNNNNNNNNNNNNNNNNNNNNNNNNNNNNNNNNNNNNNNNNNNNNNNNNNNNNNNNNNNNNNNNNNNNNNNNNNNNNNNNNNNNNNNNNNNNNNNNNNNNNNNNNNNNNNNNNNNNNNNNNNNNNNNNNNNNNNNNNNNNNNNNNNNNNNNNNNNNNNNNNNNNNNNNNNNNNNNNNNNNNNNNNNNNNNNNNNNNNNNNNNNNNNNNNNNNNNNNNNNNNNNNNNNNNNNNNNNNNNNNNNNNNNNNNNNNNNNNNNNNNNNNNNNNNNNNNNNNNNNNNNNNNNNNNNNNNNNNNNNNNNNNNNNNNNNNNNNNNNNNNNNNNNNNNNNNNNNNNNNNNNNNNNNNNNNNNNNNNNNNNNNNNNNNNNNNNNNNNNNNNNNNNNNNNNNNNNNNNNNNNNNNNNNNNNNNNNNNNNNNNNNNNNNNNNNNNNNNNNNNNNNNNNNNNNNNNNNNNNNNNNNNNNNNNNNNNNNNNNNNNNNNNNNNNNNNNNNNNNNNNNNNNNNNNNNNNNNNNNNNNNNNNNNNNNNNNNNNNNNNNNNNNNNNNNNNNNNNNNNNNNNNNNNNNNNNNNNNNNNNNNNNNNNNNNNNNNNNNNNNNNNNNNNNNNNNNNNNNNNNNNNNNNNNNNNNNNNNNNNNNNNNNNNNNNNNNNNNNNNNNNNNNNNNNNNNNNNNNNNNNNNNNNNNNNNNNNNNNNNNNNNNNNNNNNNNNNNNNNNNNNNNNNNNNNNNNNNNNNNNNNNNNNNNNNNNNNNNNNNNNNNNNNNNNNNNNNNNNNNNNNNNNNNNNNNNNNNNNNNNNNNNNNNNNNNNNNNNNNNNNNNNNNNNNNNNNNNNNNNNNNNNNNNNNNNNNNNNNNNNNNNNNNNNNNNNNNNNNNNNNNNNNNNNNNNNNNNNNNNNNNNNNNNNNNNNNNNNNNNNNNNNNNNNNNNNNNNNNNNNNNNNNNNNNNNNNNNNNNNNNNNNNNNNNNNNNNNNNNNNNNNNNNNNNNNNNNNNNNNNNNNNNNNNNNNNNNNNNNNNNNNNNNNNNNNNNNNNNNNNNNNNNNNNNNNNNNNNNNNNNNNNNNNNNNNNNNNNNNNNNNNNNNNNNNNNNNNNNNNNNNNNNNNNNNNNNNNNNNNNNNNNNNNNNNNNNNNNNNNNNNNNNNNNNNNNNNNNNNNNNNNNNNNNNNNNNNNNNNNNNNNNNNNNNNNNNNNNNNNNNNNNNNNNNNNNNNNNNNNNNNNNNNNNNNNNNNNNNNNNNNNNNNNNNNNNNNNNNNNNNNNNNNNNNNNNNNNNNNNNNNNNNNNNNNNNNNNNNNNNNNNNNNNNNNNNNNNNNNNNNNNNNNNNNNNNNNNNNNNNNNNNNNNNNNNNNNNNNNNNNNNNNNNNNNNNNNNNNNNNNNNNNNNNNNNNNNNNNNNNNNNNNNNNNNNNNNNNNNNNNNNNNNNNNNNNNNNNNNNNNNNNNNNNNNNNNNNNNNNNNNNNNNNNNNNNNNNNNNNNNNNNNNNNNNNNNNNNNNNNNNNNNNNNNNNNNNNNNNNNNNNNNNNNNNNNNN
This is a stretch of genomic DNA from Hevea brasiliensis isolate MT/VB/25A 57/8 chromosome 12, ASM3005281v1, whole genome shotgun sequence. It encodes these proteins:
- the LOC131171226 gene encoding uncharacterized mitochondrial protein AtMg00860-like, whose amino-acid sequence is MAGLQGRGLTTPTRIFIMTQQEANTSNTVVSSNLCIGSFDVDVLIDPGYIVSENGIEVDPKKVEAVADWMRLTTVIEIKSFLGLAGYYRRFVPNFSKIAALITRLTQKSKKSEWSDECEESFQKLKECLIFISVLALPRSNEDFIVYCDASIVGLGSVLIHNRKVIAYASR